ATCAGCAAAACATTCTGGGTTATCGCCTTGGTTATCGCGCTAGCGAACTGGAAACATATTGGTCAATCACTGAGTGATGTGATTCGCCGTGGTGTACAACCTAAACGAGACGCGACTAATACAGAGGCCTCCGTAGTCCACGTATCACCTGAAGAACCAGTAACGGAGCCGTTTCAAACCAAACAATCTCCAGTAGAACAGTCTCCAGAAGCTCAGCCTTCAAAAGAAAAGACTCCAACAAATAAAGAGGTCGCATAATGAAAGAGATGATGATTCCATACATCCTAATTGTATGGTCACTATTTGCGACAGGCGCACTTAAGAAGAACTTCAAGAACTACACCTGGGCTGCCATTGGGGGTGTAACGATTCTTGCAGTATTAGCAGTAATCTCTCGCTTGTGGGCACCCGTTGATTTAACCAACTCAACCACAGTCAAAGCACCACACGCGGTGATGTCACCTATCTTTGGTCAGCAGATCGACCAAGTGCTTGTTGAGCACAACCAAATGGTTAAAGAAGGCGACATAATCTACACTCTCGTCGACATCAATTCTGCCGCAGATAAAGCCAAGATCGAATCTTCAATTGTTCAGAAAGAAGAACAAATCAAGCAGATGGATCGCGATTTAGAGCGTGCTGAAACGTCACCTGAAATCTTCAATATGCGTGACGTAGAAAAGTACGACTCAGATCTTCGAGTACTGCACGCTGAACTTGTGTCGCTAAAAGCCGATCTACAAAAAGTAAATTGGGCGCAAGAGAAGAAAACCATTAGAGCGGAATTTGATGGCCAGGTATCGATAGTGAACATTGCTGAAGGTTCTGTAATGGGTAATATGCACCTCTACAACACCAGCAAAAAGTTTCTTGAGATGCGTATTTCAGACCAAACTTACGGCTATGTTCAAGTAGGAGATTTCGCTGAATTCTTCGTTGATGCATACCCAGGTCACGTGTTCCGAGCAAAAGTACACAGCTTTAATGCAGGTACCGGTGAGTCGAGTATTTCTCCACTTCAGGGACCACAAAGCGTTGGCCAACACGTGGTAAGAAACGGCAATGGTTTAGGTCGAACTATCGTACTTGAGATCATCGAACCTGAAGGTTACAACATCCCTATAGGTTCAACTGGCGCGGCTTGGATCTCGGCTGAGAAACCACATCCGTTCTGGGGCTTCATTGATGTAATCGGCGCAGCAACGGTTCGCTTACAATCTTACAAGTCATACTTAGGTGCTTGGTAAGCTCTTAGTAAACGATTAGCTCTTGGTAAACGAATAAGTCATCAATGATGTGACTGTTATTCTCTCGTATAACAGCCACTCATTAACCTGCGACTAGTTTCCTCAAAATGCCCCGAAATTCGGGGCATTTTTGTATCTGTTGCAAGCCCCTGTTACTAATTGATTTAGATCAATATAAATCGCCAATATAATCATTAGATAAATAAACCATCGAAAAAGCGATAGATTGAAATCCTTTTACCGCGTAGATAGCGGCCTCTTCCACCTTTATCATTTGGCTCAAGAAATCCAATTCCTGTATCCAAATATAAGGTCACTACCATGACTAATACATTTAAGAAAATGGCGCTTCCTGTTGCTATCGCAAGCGCTTTATTTGCTGCTGGTTTTGCATCTGCAACGCCAACTGTAGAAGCGACATCGAAAGTAGGCCAAGAACTTCAGACAGCAAATGCTGCGCAATACCAAGACATTGACCTTGATGCTCGCTACAAAAGCGAGGTTCTATTCGAACACAAATCAAACATGTTCTGGGGCACAGGCGAGCGTATCCAAGTTGTTTCTAAAACTGGCCACTCTCTGGCCTACACAGAAGAATCTGACCACGTTCATCCAACTCTAACTAAGCATGGCCGAAAAATGGACCAAGCAATCATCAAAGTTGATGACAACATTTACCTTGGTTACGGTTTTGGTCTCGATACACCAGTAATGATCGAAGGTACTGACGGTATCATTATTGTTGATCCAGGTGAGTCGGTAGAAATGGCTCAATCGGTTAAAGAGCAGTTTCGTCAAATCACAGACAAGCCAGTTAAAGCCATCATCTACTCTCACAACCACATCGACCACATCTCAGGTGTGCGTGCATGGGTAACGGATGAAGAAGTGGCATCAGGTGAAGTGAAAATCATCGCAGAAGAAGGCCTAACCGCGGCAGTGGCTAACTGGTCTTCAAACCTAGGTACTCTATTTGGTCACCGTACTTCTTACACAGGCGCTAAGCACGTAGAAGAAGGCGAGCACGGCACAGTAAACGATGGCCTTGGTCCACGCTTCATGCAAGGTGCTATCTCGTTCATTGAACCAAACCTGCTTGTACCAAGCCAAAGCCACATCGAAATCGAAATTGCTGGCGTGAAAATGCACATCGAGAACGTGCCATCTGAAACCAAAGATGAGCTAGTGGTTTACTTCCCAGAGCAAAAAATCCTGCACGCGGCTGAAGTACTTCAAGGAGAGAACTTCCCTAACCTTCACACCATCCGTGGTACTAAATT
This region of Vibrio sp. BS-M-Sm-2 genomic DNA includes:
- a CDS encoding efflux RND transporter periplasmic adaptor subunit produces the protein MKEMMIPYILIVWSLFATGALKKNFKNYTWAAIGGVTILAVLAVISRLWAPVDLTNSTTVKAPHAVMSPIFGQQIDQVLVEHNQMVKEGDIIYTLVDINSAADKAKIESSIVQKEEQIKQMDRDLERAETSPEIFNMRDVEKYDSDLRVLHAELVSLKADLQKVNWAQEKKTIRAEFDGQVSIVNIAEGSVMGNMHLYNTSKKFLEMRISDQTYGYVQVGDFAEFFVDAYPGHVFRAKVHSFNAGTGESSISPLQGPQSVGQHVVRNGNGLGRTIVLEIIEPEGYNIPIGSTGAAWISAEKPHPFWGFIDVIGAATVRLQSYKSYLGAW